The following coding sequences are from one Bacteroidales bacterium window:
- a CDS encoding sodium ion-translocating decarboxylase subunit beta has product MDNIFDKLYDMTAISNIIAEPQFLIMYVLAFVLLYLGIKKEYEPMLLVPIAFGVLLANFPGGQMGVTQGLESKEILQIAKEDGLMNFLYYLLIKTGFLPPIIFMGVGALTDFGPLLKNLRLSIFGGAAQLGIFAVLLISILLGFTPKEAASLGIIGGADGPTAIYTTIKLAPHLLGPIAIAAYSYMALVPVIIPLVVRLTCSKKELSINMKEQDKLYPNKTEIKNMRVLKIIFPIAITTLVAIFVPSAVALVGMLMFGNLVKEIGANTSRLFDAASNSIMNAATIFLGLCVGATMTVESFLDLKTIGIIVGGFLAFALSIFGGIMFVKLFNLFSKKKINPLVGATGLSAVPMASRVANEIALKYDPKNHVLQYCMSSNISGVIGSAVAAGVLISFLG; this is encoded by the coding sequence ATGGATAATATTTTTGATAAATTATATGACATGACTGCGATCAGCAACATCATTGCTGAGCCACAGTTCCTTATTATGTATGTATTGGCTTTTGTGCTCCTGTACCTTGGGATAAAAAAAGAATACGAACCAATGCTTTTGGTTCCAATAGCCTTCGGGGTATTGTTGGCAAATTTTCCCGGAGGACAAATGGGAGTGACACAAGGGTTGGAAAGCAAGGAAATTTTGCAGATTGCCAAAGAAGACGGTTTGATGAATTTTCTGTATTATCTGTTGATAAAAACTGGATTTCTCCCTCCGATCATATTCATGGGAGTAGGGGCGTTGACAGATTTTGGTCCGTTATTGAAAAACCTGCGTCTCTCTATTTTTGGTGGAGCAGCACAATTGGGGATATTTGCCGTATTATTGATTTCTATTTTGTTGGGCTTCACACCAAAAGAAGCAGCTTCTTTGGGGATTATCGGCGGGGCTGATGGACCGACGGCGATTTACACCACCATCAAATTAGCTCCTCACCTCTTAGGTCCCATAGCTATAGCTGCATACTCTTATATGGCCTTGGTGCCGGTGATTATTCCACTGGTTGTCAGGTTAACATGTAGCAAGAAGGAGTTATCCATCAACATGAAAGAGCAGGATAAGCTATATCCGAATAAGACAGAGATCAAAAATATGCGTGTGCTGAAGATTATTTTTCCAATAGCAATTACCACTTTAGTCGCGATATTCGTTCCATCTGCAGTTGCATTGGTGGGAATGTTGATGTTCGGTAACCTTGTAAAGGAAATCGGAGCCAATACCAGTCGCTTATTCGATGCAGCTTCAAATAGTATTATGAATGCGGCAACCATCTTTTTAGGCCTGTGTGTGGGGGCAACTATGACAGTAGAATCATTCCTTGATCTGAAAACAATCGGTATCATTGTCGGCGGGTTTCTCGCTTTTGCATTGTCCATCTTTGGCGGGATTATGTTTGTGAAGTTGTTCAATCTGTTCAGTAAGAAGAAAATTAACCCGTTGGTCGGGGCTACCGGATTGAGCGCAGTACCTATGGCGTCGCGTGTGGCTAATGAAATTGCATTAAAATATGATCCGAAAAACCATGTATTGCAATATTGTATGTCAAGTAACATATCAGGGGTGATCGGTTCGGCTGTTGCTGCAGGTGTACTGATTTCTTTCCTGGGTTAA
- a CDS encoding glycoside hydrolase → MEQNLIRKLLVISIFIIWGGISNDVITQEISDVKKVKDIIIYADSMFYSAFPSVIKRPDGELFVAFRRAPDRKVFGERYTNHLDPNSYLVMVRSDDGENWTKEPELIYAHPFGGSQDPCLLQMRDGSILCTSYAWAFLNPDRVSDTGKSYISLANATFLGGYVIRTEDGKKWDGPFYPLHIDTKNYTPMGVHLPAYNRGALYEAEDGRILWAVAAAAEKTTKVHLITSEDKGITWKYESLIAEDDKVAFNETSIYETPKGDIVAFLRTENYDGYATIARSVDGGKTFGKWESMNFKGHPINALRLPDNRVLLTYGYRHPPYGIRARILNPECTDYKTAQEIILREDGANGDLGYTWPVLLNDGKVLIVYYFNKNNGIRHIAGTIIALEGHK, encoded by the coding sequence ATGGAACAAAATCTTATTAGAAAGCTATTAGTAATAAGCATATTTATCATTTGGGGTGGTATATCTAATGATGTGATAACACAGGAAATAAGTGATGTAAAGAAGGTGAAAGATATAATTATTTATGCCGACTCTATGTTTTATTCGGCTTTCCCTTCCGTCATAAAACGTCCTGATGGGGAGCTTTTTGTCGCATTTCGCCGTGCTCCGGATCGTAAAGTATTTGGTGAGAGGTATACCAATCATCTAGATCCGAATAGTTATCTGGTAATGGTTCGTTCGGATGATGGAGAAAACTGGACAAAAGAGCCTGAACTGATCTATGCCCATCCGTTTGGTGGATCACAGGACCCTTGTCTGTTACAGATGCGTGATGGTTCGATCCTTTGTACAAGTTATGCTTGGGCCTTTCTCAATCCGGATAGAGTATCTGATACGGGAAAGTCTTATATCAGTCTTGCAAATGCAACTTTTTTAGGCGGTTATGTTATCCGGACCGAAGATGGTAAAAAATGGGACGGCCCTTTTTATCCATTACATATAGATACAAAGAATTATACGCCTATGGGAGTGCATTTACCAGCCTATAACAGGGGAGCATTATATGAGGCTGAGGACGGTCGTATATTGTGGGCGGTTGCAGCCGCTGCTGAAAAAACCACGAAAGTCCATCTGATTACTTCAGAGGATAAAGGTATCACATGGAAATATGAGTCATTAATTGCTGAAGATGACAAAGTCGCATTCAATGAAACATCTATATATGAGACACCTAAAGGTGACATTGTGGCTTTCCTTAGGACAGAAAATTATGACGGATATGCAACTATTGCACGCTCTGTAGATGGAGGGAAAACTTTTGGAAAATGGGAAAGTATGAACTTTAAAGGTCATCCGATAAATGCCTTAAGACTACCAGACAATAGGGTTCTGTTGACATATGGTTATCGTCATCCTCCTTATGGTATTCGGGCGCGGATATTGAATCCGGAATGTACGGATTATAAAACCGCTCAGGAAATAATCCTGCGTGAAGATGGTGCAAATGGGGATTTAGGCTATACCTGGCCTGTTTTGTTGAATGACGGCAAGGTATTGATTGTTTATTATTTTAATAAAAATAATGGGATACGACACATTGCCGGAACAATTATAGCATTGGAAGGCCATAAGTAA
- a CDS encoding transketolase yields the protein MDNKIVNKSADNIRILAAAMVEKAKSGHPGGAMGGADFINILYTEFLNYDPSDMTWVNRDRFFLDPGHMSPMLYSILTLTGNYTIEDIKNFRQWGSPTPGHPEVDVKRGVENTSGPLGQGHAMAVGAAITEKFLQARFGEWMSHKIYAFISDGGVQEEISQGAGRIAGHLGLDNLIMFYDSNDIQLSTETHEVTSEDTAKKYEAWGWEVMTIKGNDADQIRQALTKAQTIKDKPVLIIGKTIMGKGAITENGESFECKCATHGMPLGEAGASFAKTITNLGGNPNDPFVIFDDVKEHYAKIREQKIQAAAQKKKTQAEWEASNPILAAKFKAFFSGKAPSIDYASIEQKENSATRAASSTVLAHFAKNIENMIVASADLSNSDKTDGFLKNTKALKKGDFSGAFLQAGVCELTMAAVANGIALHGGVFVACGTFFVFSDYIKPAFRLSALMELPVKYIWTHDAFRVGEDGPTHQPVEQEAQIRLMEQLKNHSGQPSALVLRPADTLETNVAWKMAMENLSTPTALILSRQNIKDVPARKGSDRYTDALQAEKGAYVAWKNTDQPELILLANGSEVATCIEGAEKLAAEKGLKVWVVDAISEGLFRLQTDEYQKSVVPCGIPVLGLTAGLPVTLKGLVGPFGKVIGMESFGFSAPYKILDEKLGYTGENVFRNALEYLSSYKASCK from the coding sequence ATGGACAATAAGATCGTTAACAAATCGGCCGACAATATCCGCATATTGGCAGCGGCAATGGTTGAAAAAGCAAAATCGGGACACCCGGGTGGCGCCATGGGTGGTGCTGATTTCATCAATATCCTGTATACCGAATTCCTGAATTATGACCCTTCTGACATGACGTGGGTCAATCGCGACCGTTTTTTCCTGGATCCTGGACACATGTCGCCTATGTTGTACTCCATACTTACCCTTACAGGAAACTATACCATAGAAGATATTAAAAATTTCCGCCAATGGGGAAGCCCGACTCCGGGACATCCTGAAGTCGATGTAAAACGAGGGGTAGAAAACACCTCCGGACCTCTTGGACAGGGACATGCAATGGCTGTTGGTGCCGCTATTACAGAAAAATTTTTACAGGCGCGTTTCGGAGAGTGGATGTCACATAAAATTTACGCATTCATTTCCGACGGAGGCGTACAGGAAGAAATTTCCCAGGGTGCAGGACGTATTGCCGGACATTTAGGTTTGGATAACCTGATCATGTTCTATGATTCAAACGATATACAATTGTCTACTGAAACCCATGAAGTAACCAGTGAAGATACAGCTAAGAAGTATGAAGCCTGGGGATGGGAAGTAATGACCATTAAAGGTAACGATGCCGACCAGATACGGCAGGCTTTGACAAAAGCCCAAACCATAAAAGACAAACCGGTACTGATCATTGGTAAAACTATCATGGGAAAAGGTGCTATTACAGAAAACGGGGAATCCTTTGAATGTAAATGTGCCACACATGGAATGCCATTAGGCGAAGCTGGTGCCTCTTTTGCCAAAACTATTACCAATCTGGGAGGAAATCCGAATGACCCGTTTGTTATTTTTGATGATGTCAAAGAGCATTATGCTAAAATACGCGAACAAAAGATACAGGCTGCCGCCCAGAAGAAAAAAACACAAGCCGAGTGGGAAGCTTCCAACCCCATATTAGCAGCCAAATTCAAAGCTTTCTTTTCCGGGAAAGCGCCTTCAATTGATTATGCATCGATCGAACAAAAAGAAAACTCAGCAACAAGAGCGGCTTCATCCACTGTTTTAGCTCACTTTGCCAAGAATATTGAAAATATGATCGTCGCTTCTGCCGACTTATCGAACAGCGACAAAACAGATGGATTCCTGAAAAACACCAAAGCGTTAAAAAAGGGAGACTTCTCAGGAGCCTTCCTGCAAGCAGGAGTTTGTGAATTGACCATGGCAGCAGTAGCCAACGGCATTGCACTTCATGGCGGGGTATTTGTAGCCTGTGGAACATTTTTCGTATTTTCGGATTACATCAAACCTGCTTTCCGTTTATCCGCTTTAATGGAATTACCTGTCAAGTACATCTGGACACATGACGCTTTCCGCGTTGGCGAGGACGGACCAACCCACCAACCGGTCGAACAAGAAGCGCAGATTCGTTTGATGGAACAACTAAAGAATCATTCAGGACAGCCCTCTGCGTTGGTACTTCGTCCTGCCGATACACTGGAAACCAATGTCGCGTGGAAAATGGCAATGGAGAATTTATCCACTCCAACCGCATTGATCCTTTCACGCCAGAACATCAAAGATGTTCCGGCACGCAAAGGTTCAGACCGTTATACTGATGCCTTACAGGCAGAAAAAGGTGCTTATGTAGCCTGGAAAAATACAGATCAACCTGAATTGATCCTGCTAGCTAATGGTTCGGAAGTTGCGACATGTATTGAAGGGGCAGAAAAACTGGCTGCAGAAAAGGGGCTCAAAGTGTGGGTCGTTGATGCCATATCCGAAGGATTATTCCGACTGCAGACAGATGAATATCAGAAATCCGTTGTTCCCTGCGGCATACCTGTACTCGGACTAACAGCCGGGCTTCCGGTAACATTAAAAGGATTAGTAGGTCCTTTCGGAAAAGTAATTGGCATGGAAAGTTTTGGCTTCTCTGCACCATACAAAATCCTTGACGAAAAATTAGGATATACCGGAGAAAATGTATTCCGTAACGCATTAGAATATCTATCATCTTACAAGGCTTCATGTAAATGA